GCCCCGTCAGCGCCCACGACGAAGTCGCAGGTCAGCACCTGCCGTTCGGGGGCGCCGGGGCGGGTGTACGACACGGAGGGGCGGCCCGTGTCCAGGTCGTGCAGTGCGACGTCGCGCACCGAGAAGCGGGCGTCACCGCCGCGTACGTCGACGTACTCGCGGACGAGGTCCGTCACCAGCAACGGCTGTGGATACACTCAGTGGTGACGGCCGGTCAGTTCGGTGTAGGGGAAGCGGTGGCGTTCGCCGTCGAAGCGGAACTCGCAGGCGGAGTGCCGCTGGGCCCGCGCCAAGAGGTTGTGCGCCAGGCCGCGTTGGCGCAGGCCGAGGACGGCCCACTCCTCGATGACGCCGGCACGCGGCCGCCGCTCGATGAACTCACGGCTCTCCGTCTCCAGTACGACGCAGTCGACGGACGCGGCCCGCAGGACGTTGCCGACGGTGAGACCCGCGGGGCCCGCGCCCACGACGACGACCGGAGTGTGGTGGGGGAAGGGGAGTCGGTCACCCGCACAGTATGGGCGGGCTCCCGGGCCCGCCGGGGGAAGCGCCGGCAGGTCAGCCCAGCCGGGGGATCTCGATCGCCGGGCAGCGGTCCATGACCATCTCCAGGCCCGCGGCCCGGGTACGGTCGTAGGCCGCCTGGTCGATGACACCGAGCTGGAACCACACCGCCTTCGCCCCCTTGGTGACCGCCTCGTCGGCGACGGCCCCCGCGAGTTCGCCGTTGACGAAGACGTCGACGACGTCCACCTCGAAGGGGATGTCCGCGAGGGAGGCGTACCCCCGCTCCCCGTGCACCGTCTCCGCCTTCGGGTGGACGGGGACGACCCGCTTGCCGAAGCGCTGGAGGACCTCGGCCACCCCGTAGGCCGCCCGCCCGCGGTTCGTCGACAGGCCCACCACGGCCCAGGTGTCACCGAGTCCGGTGAGGATCTTGCGGATCGCTGCCTCGTCGCCGTACACCGGCGGCCTCCTTGGATCGGAAAGGAACACTCGTCGACCACAACAGTGCGCGCCGGACCCTGATTCCGGCCCCTGCCTGCGAAGTCGCCCCCGCCCGCCTAGGCTCGCCTCGTGCTGCGCATCATCGACGCCCGAACCGGCGAACCCGTAGTCGCCGCCCCCGTCCGCCGTGGCCTGACCCGGGTGGAGGCGCACGCCTCCGGCTACGGCGCAGGGTCGCTGAGGGTCCTTCTCGTCGCCGACCTGCTCGTCCGTGCGCTGGAACTCGGCGGCACACCCGTCTGGGCGCTGCTGTCCGGTGAGGACGATCAGGCGGAGCTCAGAGCCGGGGCCACGGCGCTCGGCACGCATCCCTTCGAGGACGGCCGCGACCTCGGCGCGGGCGCCGGAGTGGGCGAGGCGCAGATCCTGCACGTGGTGGCGGAGGGCGGCCCGGCCCCGGACGGGGGCCGGATCGCCGTCGCGCCGGCGCAGGGGGCCGTCCCCGGGGGGCCGCCGTCGGGCCAGGTACGAGAGGGACCGGACACGGAGTGGGCCGTCCTGCGGCTCGCGCTCCTCTCCCGGCCCCGCACTGAGCCCCTCCAACTCGACGCGGACGTGCTGGCCGAGGCGCGGGACACCCTCGCACGCTGGCGGCGAGCCGTCGCCGAGTGGGCGCGGCGGCCCTCGCGGCCGGTTCCCGACGAGGTGCGCAGCCGACTGCGCGGCGCCTGGGAAGACGACCTCGACCTGCCCGAGGTGCTGCGGGTGCTGCGCTGGGCGGAGGACGCCGGCCCCGAGCTGCCGGAGGGCGCCCGCTTCGAGACGTACGCCTACGCCGACCGCCTCCTGGGCCTCGACCTCATGCGCGACGTGGGAGGCCCGGCGTGAACCGGCCCGGCGGCGGGACACCGCCGCGCCGGCTGGTCGTGCTGCGGCACGCCAAATCGGCCTGGCCGGCGGGTGTGCCCGACCACGAGCGGCCGCTCGCCCCGCGCGGCCGGCGGGACGCGCCGGCCGCGGG
This Streptomyces sp. NBC_00377 DNA region includes the following protein-coding sequences:
- a CDS encoding CoA-binding protein, producing the protein MYGDEAAIRKILTGLGDTWAVVGLSTNRGRAAYGVAEVLQRFGKRVVPVHPKAETVHGERGYASLADIPFEVDVVDVFVNGELAGAVADEAVTKGAKAVWFQLGVIDQAAYDRTRAAGLEMVMDRCPAIEIPRLG